A genomic region of Papaver somniferum cultivar HN1 chromosome 7, ASM357369v1, whole genome shotgun sequence contains the following coding sequences:
- the LOC113294796 gene encoding uncharacterized protein LOC113294796, whose translation MTVFEGKIRHPNGIIMSIRQFCMKYNILGCETNSKSRNKTSITKKKWEKPPENWWKLNFDAAFDKDKNICGMGLILRDCAGRFLEALVKATKARDVEQGEVLALLEDTKWIRSRGWKNVIIEGDCKTVIEAVTSNFINSSWQDHNLLSDISRNLESISNIKCVFFPMTGNEAADGLSKYAKKFVCNQVWSENPPRCILSTLEMDNSM comes from the coding sequence ATGACAGTCTTTGAAGGAAAAATCAGACACCCTAATGGCATCATAATGAGCATTAGACAATTCTGCATGAAATATAATATTCTAGGCTGTGAGACTAACTCTAAAAGCAGAAACAAAACTAGCATAACTAAGAAAAAATGGGAGAAACCTCCTGAAAACTGGTGGAAGCTAAATTTTGATGCTGCTTTTGATAAAGACAAAAATATTTGTGGTATGGGCCTAATATTAAGAGATTGTGCAGGGAGATTCTTGGAGGCCTTGGTGAAAGCTACAAAGGCCAGAGATGTTGAACAGGGAGAAGTCTTAGCTCTTCTAGAAGATACGAAATGGATTAGGAGTAGAGGGTGGAAAAATGTCATCATTGAAGGAGATTGTAAGACTGTTATTGAAGCTGTGACTTCAAATTTTATTAACTCTAGCTGGCAGGACCATAATCTTCTTTCGGATATTAGTAGGAACTTAGAATCTATTAGTAacatcaaatgtgttttctttcCTATGACTGGTAATGAAGCGGCTGATGGATTATCCAAATATGCCAAGAAGTTTGTGTGTAATCAAGTGTGGTCTGAAAATCCACCAAGATGTATCCTCTCAACTCTTGAGATGGATAATTCTATGTAA